The window CCGCCTCGCCGAGTCCGGTCGCGATGGTGTCGACCATCGCCGCCGCGAAGACCGGGTCGACCCAGACGTGGGGGTCGTACCGGCGGCCGTCGTTGCTCTCCTCGTCGTGGGTGTCGTCCTCGTGGCCGTCGTCACCCGCCTCGCCCTCGTGCGAGTGGTCCCAGTCGAGGAGGTCGTCCTCGACGCCGTCGAGAGCGTCGATGACCGCGACGGAGTCGTAGTCGGCCTCGAGCGTCTCGGCGAGGTCCTGTGCCCACGCGAACTCGGGGCTATCGAGGTAGACGAACGCGTCCGTCGAGGCGACGTCCGCGGCGAGGTTCCCGTCCGGCGTCCAGCCGTGGCCGAGCCGACCGACCTCGACCGGGTTCTCGAAGCTCGCGCGGTCGCCGGCGACCCGATTCGCCCAGTCGCTGAGCGTGAAGAACGCGGCGTACCCGCCGTCGAACCCCGCGTCGCCCCCGTCCGCGGCGCCCGAGCAACCGGCGAGCGAGGCCGTCGTGCCGGCGGCCAACAGCCCCGCCCCGCGCTTCAGCACCGACCGACGTGAGTGGCTCATACCGATCCCTAGCGGGCATTAATAGAAAAATGTTATTACTTCATAACTCTATTTTAATAACCCACTCCGCGGAGAGCGGGTTCGATTAACAACGGCGAGTCCGAGTGTCAACGCCGGTCGAGTCGGCCACCCTACGGTCGGGCGCACCGCATCCCGGAATCGCGCGATCGCGGGCGACCACGCTCACTCCGTGAGGTCGACGGTCGTCGCGTCCGCGAGCGCCGCGAGCCGCTCCGGCTCGATGGCGAACACCGCGCTCGGCGTTCCCGCCGCGCCGTAGACGGTGTCGTAGCCGGCCAGCGTCGGGTCGAAGACCGTCGGGAGCGCGGCGTCGTGACACAGCGGCGGCACGCCGCCGATGCTCCAGCCGACGGCCTCGCGGATCCGCGTCGGGTCCGCCATCGCCGCCTCGGCCGCCCCGAAGTGGGCCGCGACCGCGTCCAGGTCGAGCCGGTTGGCGCCGCTGGTGATCGCGGCGACGAGGCGGTCCCCGTCGGCGTCGGCGTTCCCCGAGAGCGACACCACGATCGTGGAGGCGATCGCCGCGGTGTCGCAGCCGACGGCGTCGGCCGCCGCCGCCGCCGTCTCCGTCCCGGCGTCGAACTCCAGCACCTCGAGGTCGACGCCGTATCGGTCCCGCGCCCGTGCCGCGAACTCCGCCGCGCGCTCGTGCATGCAGAGAAAGAGACTCGCGCCGGAGTATGAAGCTCTCGGCCGCGGCACGTCTGTCGGCGAGACGGCGGGGGGCCGGGCGCGTCGACGCCCTATCGCGTCCGCCGCTCGTCTCCGTTATCGAGTTCGCAGCTCGTCTTTGTCCTTGATCACGCGGGCGTCGCCCTCGCCGGAGGTGACCTCGTTGACGAGCTCGTAGAGGTCGTTCTGTAATCCGGCGGGGAACGTGAGCACGCCGACCCACGAGCCGTCGTTTTGCCACTCCTCGCGCTCCAGATCGCCGAACTCGCGGATCTGGGCCTGCCCGGAGCCCGCGTAGTCCGCGGGGAGCTGGACCGCCATCGTCACCTCCTCGAAGCGGATCGGGATGACGGGCCGGAGCGCCTCGAGCGCGTCGTCGACCTGGTTCTCGACCGGCTCCATCGGGTCGACCTGGAACCCGGCCTCCTCTAACGCGCGCTCGATGCGCTCGGGCGGGTGCGGCGAGTCGTCCATCTGCGGGTTCACAGCGTTGCGCGTGATGGTGGTGACGAGCTGGTTGTGCTTCCGTTCCAGCATCTCCTCGCGCTGCTCCGCCGTGATCTGGATCTCCCCGCGCTCGACGACCTCGGGGATGATCGCCAGCGCGTCCGTCGTGCCGAAGACGGTCTCTAAGTCCTCCTCGGCCGGGCGGTCGCCCCGCGAGGCGTTCTCGAACACGTCCTCGGCGGCGATCACGTCCTCCAGGTCGCCCTCGAACTCCCCGCGCTTCATCGCGAGCGCCGCGTCCGGGTCGATCAGCACCTCGAACCGTTCGCCGTGCGACTCAAGTCGGGCCGTCACGGCCTCGTCGAGCGATATCATACCCAGAGATACCACCCCCGTACTGAAAAAGCCTCCCGCGAGGGGCGCGTGTCGCCGACCCGGCGAGCGCCGCGAGCCGCCGCCTCTCGGGTCAGGCGTTCGCCCGGGGTCGCTCGTCCTCCCAGTCGTCTCGACAGGCCTGCGAGCAGAAGTGCCGGTGCTCGACGTCGTCCCCGTCGACCCACGTGACGGTTCGACGACCGACGCCCAGCGCCGGCCCCCCACAGGTCGCGCAGCGCGGCGCGGACTCCTCGTCGACGTCCTCCTCGAGGTCGGAAGTCGGATCTACCATACCCGTCCGTGCGTCCCCGGACACTTGAACCCGCGAAGGGCGGCAGTTCTGGCCGGGCGATCGGCTTCGACCGAGGAAACGTCGGCGCGTCGGCCGCGCTACCGCCCGACCGACCCGTCGCCGCGGAGCCGGCGACCGCCGGTCGGTGCCGACCGTTGCTGCGACGGGTGTTCGACCGCGATCTCCGCGTCCGGCGTGGGGTCGGGGAGGATCCGCTCGCGGCCGTCCGGCCACCGGACGACGACCCGGCGCGGCGTCGCGCCGCCGAGCCCGAAATGCGCGACCGGCTCCGTCTGACAGAGGCAGCCGCCGCCGGCGTCGACGGTGCGGCGCTGGATCCCGGTCTCCGTCTCCAGCCTGACGACGGCGCCGCGGGCGGGCGCGCCGTGTCGCGTCGTCGGCCGGACGCGGAGCCAGCCGGCGTCAGCGGCGCCCGGGACGTCGTAGGTCGCGATCGGCTGCGCGGCGACCTCGCCGTGGACGACGACGAGCTCCAAGGCGCCGTCCTCGTCGATGTCGGCCGCCACCGCGCCCGTCCCGAAGCCGTCCGGCTCGGCGGCGCCCCCCGGGTCGACGGGCCGCCAGCGGGAGCCGTCGTCGCCGGCGTCGGACCCGTCCCCGCCGGTCCGCTTGTAGAGCCGGTTCGGTTCGCCCGAGACGTTGTAAAACAGCTCCTCGCGGCCGTCGTTGTCGAAGTCGGCCGCGACGACGGTCCGGACGCGGTCGGGCTCCCCGAGGGCCGGCGGCGCGACGTCCTCGAACCCGCCGGCCGAGTCGTGGCGGAGGAGGCGGTTCGGGCCGTTCTCGTTGCCGACCGCGAACGCGAACGTCCCGCCCTCGTCGACGAGGGCGGCGCCGCGGGTGTCGCCGGCGGGGTCGGCCAGCGCGCCGCCGCCGGTCGGGTCGTAGTGGCCGCGCTCGTTCCGGAACAGCCGGTTCGGGCCGCGCTCGACGCCCGCGAACAGGTCGCCCTCGCCGGAGCAGTGCGGGACCGCGAGCAGGGACCGACAGCCGCCGTCGACCTCCAGCCCGACGGCGTCGGCCATGTCGGTGATCTCGCCGTCGTCGCCGAGCTCGTAGAACGCGAGGGGCGCGGCGTACCCGGAGACGGCGACCCCGTACCGGCCGGTCCCCAGCCGGTCGAGCGCGGCGACGGACCGGCCGGCGCGCACGTCGAGCCGGTCGGCGTTCACGTCGAGCGCGAACACGTCGGTCCAGCGGTACGCGTCGGATTCGAGTCGGCTCAAGAGGAGGTCGGGGTCGCCGCCCCCGTCCACGCCCTTGGTGCAGTTGTGGACGTACACCTCCTCGCAGCCGTCGGCGTCGAGGTCGGCCGCGCACACGCCCATCCCGTGACGGGTCCCGTCGGCGACGATGCCGCAGGCCGTGTCGACGAAGCAGTCCCCGTCGCGGGCGTACAGGCGGTTCGGCTCGCCGTAGCCGGCGACGAAGACGAGCGGTCCGTCCAGTCCCGGCGTCACCGCGACGCCGTACCCGCGGATCGGGTCGTCGTCGCCGACGAGGTCGGACCGCTCCGTAAACATGGTCCCCCGTCACCGCTCGGAGAATATGAACTCACGGGTTGGATTCGGCCCGAGAGCGATAAATACGATTCCGCCGACGGCCGACCGCGACGGATTTCGGTTACGGAGGATCGAGGAGAACGCCTCGCGCTTCAGCGGGGGGGAGCGTGTCAACGCGTCGCTACAGATTGCGTTCGATGTACCGGTTCAGCTCGCGGACACGCGTCTCGTCGAACGTCCACGTGCCGCGCCACACCCGCGGCTCCGCCTCCACGGCGAGGAGGCCAACGCCCCCCTCGATACCGCGCCTGAGGTCAGTTCCCACCTCGTCAGCGACCGAGCGAGGCCCCTCCGGCGGTCGGTACACGACGAACCAACTGCGGGTGAAGTCCCGATCGTCGCCCCCGTGGATCACCGCGTCGAGGCCGCGGGGCAGGTCGTCCGGCACGCCGTACAGGTGCGTGTCGACGCCGGCGTCGGCCACGCTCTCGTACACCTCCCGAGTCCCGACCTCGTCGTCGAGCCGCGAGAGCCGCTGGAACGAGGACCGCAGCGTCCCGTCGCCGGCCACCCACGCGGCGCGTTCGATGAACCGAGAGATGGTGATGAGGAGGAGCTTCTGCCGGTTCGACTCGGGGTAGCCGCGGAGGGTGAAGGTCGTCTCGCTGAGCCGACTGACCACCGCCGGGAGGTCGACGTCCTCCAGCGAGCGCGTCCCGGTGATGTACAGGTCGGAGTTCACGAACAGCACGGCGTCGCCGAGCTCGCCGAGCGTCGAGCCGGCGACGACCTCGTCGCCCTCCACGAGCAGCGCGAGGTTCTCGACCGCCGACGGGTCGTCGCCGTCGAAGGGGACCGCGTCGTTCCGCCGGAGCGCGTCGACGTCGATCACCGGGGCCTCGCCCGCGTCGGCGGTTCGCATGGTCAGCCGCTCGGCGGAGAGCCCCGACCCGCCGGTGACGCCGGCCCCGTCGGGCCGGGCGTCACGTTGCTCGGACCCGGTGCCCGCGTCGCCCGCGAGGCTCCCGTCGGTCACCTCCACCGGGCCCTCTCCGAACGTGTCGGCGAGCATGTTGAGAACGGGGTCCGGGTCGGTGCGGTTGACCACGACGATGGACCGCTCGACGTCGTCGAAGCGATCGAGGAGCTGTTCGAGCGTCACGAGCAGTTGTCCGGAGTTCCGGAGAATAAACGTTCGTCTGAGGTTATCTCGTCTGAGAACCGGACGCGTCGACCGGGTCGACGGGCGGTCGGAGAAGTGGGAGACAGAGGCGACCGATCAGGCGCTGACGGTCTCTTCGAGCAGCTGGAGGGGGTGTTTGATCTCGTAGCCGGTGCCGTGTTCCATCTGCATCGCGCAGGTGGGACACTCCGTCATCCCCACGTCGCCCTCGGCGTCCTCCATGTGCTCGAACATCTCCTCGCCGATCTTCATCGACTTCTCGTACTTCTCCTCCTTCCAGCCGTAGGTGCCCGAGATGCCGGAACAGGAGTCGCCGACGTCCTCCATGGTCACGCCGTCGACGTCGCGGAACGTCTCGACGGCCTGCCGGGAGAGCCCCTGGTTGCGGGCGTGACACGGCGCGTGGTAGGCGAACGACTGTTCGTCCGCGAGCTTCGTTCCCGCCAGTTCGCCCTCCAGGTCCTCGTTGATCCGGAGGTACTCCAGCGCCTCGTAAGTGTGCTCGGAGACGTCCTCGATCCCGTGGATGTCGAACAGCTCGGGGTACTCCTGCCGGAGCGACATCGAGCAGGAGGTACAGGAGGCGATCACGTCGGCGCCCTCGCCGATCGCCTCGATCAGGCTCTCGACGTTCGTCTCCGCGTGCCGGCGCGCGTCTTTCAGCATGCCGTTCGCGAACATCGGGGTGCCGGAGCACTTCTGCGGGGGCACCATCACCTCGTAGCCGAAGTGCTCGTACACCCGGACCATCGCCTTGCCGACCTCCGGCGTGTTGTAGTTGGAGTAACAGCCGTGGAAGTACGCCACGCGCTTGTCCGGGTTCTGTACCTGTGCCCCGCCGCGCGCCTTCCACCACTCGCGGAACGTCTCCGTGGCGAACTCGGGGAAGTCGCGCTCTTTCGGGATACCGAGCGTCTTCTCCATCGCCCAGCGGACCGGCCCGAAGTTCATCACGAACGAGGAGGTCCGCGGGAAGACGCTCGCCAGCCGCGCGGAGGTGCGGTAGTTCGCTAAGATCCGGTTCCGGACGTACTCCACCGACAGCTTCTCCATCTGCTCTTCGACGAACTGGCCGCGCGCCTCGTTGTGCATCTGCGAGAGCGGCACCGAGGAGGGGCAGGCGTCGTCACAGCGCATGCAGTTCGAACAGGAGGTGATCGACTCGTCGATGTCGTGGTCCTCCTTCCGCTTGAGCCGCCACTGCTCCGGGCCCTGGAACTTCGGCCCCGGGAACTCCTCGTCGACCTCGGCGACCGGACAGGAGGTGTCACAGCTCGTGCATTTATAACAGGAGTCGGCCCCCTCGCGGAGGTCGAGGTCGCCGCCGGGGAACACGTCGACCGGGTCGTACGCGTCCGGGTCGAGCTCCGCCGACTCGGCCCCGCCGGTCGCGCTCTCGACGCCGCCGTCGGTGGCCGCGTCGTTCGTTGCGCGTCCACCATCAGTGGCCGCGTCGTTCGTTGCGCGTCCACCATCAGTGGCCGCGTCGCGCTCGGCGCCGCCGTCGGTCGCGACCGCCCGCTCCGGCTCGCCGTCGTGAGGAACGAAGACCGAGGGCCGCTCGTCACGGCCGGCAGCCGGGACGCCCGGGCTGGCCCCCGGCTCGCTCCCGTCGTCGCGCTCTCCCCCCGCTCCGTCCGTGTCGTCGTCTGTGTCTCGTGTCATTGGGTCGCCTCCGTCGCCGCCTGCCGCCCGGCCACGAGGCCGGTCGCGAGCGACACCCCGCTCGCGGACTTCTCTCGCGCCACGTCCGCGCCGCCGACGACGCCGCCGGCCGCGAAGACGTTCGCGTACTGTGCCTCTCCGTCCCCGTCGAGGGGTCGCCCGCGCTCGTCGGGGCGCACGCCGAACCGCGCGTACGGTTGGTCGCCGAACGCGTCGTCGACGAACCACTCGTAGCGGTCGTCGGGCTGCTCGACGTGTAAGTCGAAGACGGGTTCGCGGACGCCCTCGCGGTCCGAGTCGAGCCCCTTCCCGACGAGCCCGCCGGTCGCGAGCACGAACGCGTCGGCGCCGTACGGCGTCTCCCGGCCCTTCCGGTCGACCGCGACCGTCTCGACCCGCCCGTCCGCCTCGGTCTCGATCCCGACGACGGGGTTGCCGGTCTCGAATCGGACGCCCTCGGCGTCGAGCGCGTCGTAGAGCCGGTCCTCTAAGCGGAGCCCGGGGAGGCTCGGCGGCCCCATCGGGATCTCGAAGGCGTCAGCGCCGAGCCGGTCGGCCAGTTCGGCGCGGACCTCGTCGCCCCGGTCGTCGCCGAGGAACGCCGGGAAGCCGACGCGCTCGACGCGGTCCACGCCGCCGTCCGCGTCGACGACGTCGTGGAGGTGCGGGGCGACCGCCTTCGCCAGCGCCTCGCGCGCGGGGACCCCGTCGATCTCCTCGTCGTGGTCGAGCGCCTTCGCGAGGCGGGTGACCTTCGTGTCGGCCCGGAACGCCTCGGCGAACTCGACCTCTGCGCCGGCGACGTCGAAGGGGACACCGGCCGCCTCCAGCCGGCCCGCGAACGCCCGCGCGTCGTACTCGGTCAGCGATCGGAAGCCCACGATGAGCGCGGGCCGGTCGTCGCTGGCGATCCCCGCCTCCGCGGCGGCCGGGTACCGCGCGGTCGGCTTCACGCTCCCGCCGAACGTGGGCACCAAGGCGTTGCGGTCGGTGTGGCCGCCGCGGTACGCGTCGCCCGCGAGCTCGTCGAACAGGTCCAGCCCCTCCCGGAGCGCGTCGGCGCCGACGATCCGGTAGGGGTGCGTCTCGGGGAGCCGGTCGATCCCCTCGAAGGGATCGGCGAGCGGGCCCTCCGGATCGGGCCAATCGTCGCGGTCGAGCTCGCGGCCCGCGGTCGGCGGTCCCTCGCGGAGCGGCTGCGCGGGCTCGGTCGCGGGCACGTAGCCGAGCGCGTCGATCAGCCCCGACGCCTGTCGGAGCGTACTCGCCTTGTGGGAGACGAGCCGCACGTCGGCGCCCTCGCGGGACGCCGAGATCGCCGCCGTGATCGCCGCCAGCCCGCCGCCGACCACGAGGACGTCGCTGTCGATCGCCATCAGCGACCCCCGTCCGTAGCGGCGGTTCCGGCCTCGCCGCTACCGGCGTCGGACTCGGCCGGGCCGCCCGGCGAGCCGGCGTCGAAGGCGCCGAAGTCGACCTCGCTATCGAGGTTCGCCGGGTCGCCGTCGCGGTTCATCGTCGTCGCGTGCAACAGGAGGTTCAGCATCGCCTGCGAGAGCTGTCGGCCCCACAGCGCGTGGCGCTGGCCCTTCCAGCGCTCCTGGTACAGCTCGTCTTCCGCGTCGCGAACGACGGGCTCCGGGTACTCCTGCGCCAGCTCCGCGGCGATCCGGTGGGTACAGAAGCCGCCCTGGCAGTTGCCCATCGAGGCGCGGGTGCGGAGCCGGACCGCGTTGAGGTCGCTGCCCGCGTCGCCGATCGCGTCCTGCACCTCCGCGCGGGTGACGCCCTCGCACTCGCAGACGATCGGGTTCGGGTCGTACTCCCCGAGCACGTCGTCGGCGCGCGACCCGAGCCGCTGGCCGGAGCGGCGGGCGACCGGGGAGCGGAGGCCGAACTCGTCCATGAGCTCCTCCATGCGGGCGTCGCTCTCCGAGCCCGGGAGGGGCGCGTCGGCGGTGTCGCAGGTCGCCTCGTGGCCGAGGGTGTCGCAGACGTGGTCGCTGATGGACTCGGCCATCATCCGGTAGGTGGTGAGCTTCCCGCCGACGATGGTCGTCATCCCGGGCAGGTCGTCGCGCTCGCCGTGGTCGAGGAGGAAGTAGTCGCGCGTGATGTCGGTCGGGTCCTCGGTGCCGGTCCCCGGCGGCTCGTAGAGGGGGCGGACGCCCCAGAACGACCGCAGCGTCCGGGCGTCCTTCAGCGCGGGCACGAGCTCCGAGAGCGTCTCGATCATCAGGTCGACCTCCCAGTCCTCCTCGGGGTAGTCCTCGGGGTCGTCGACCTCCTCGTCGGTCGTCCCGAGGATGCAGGCCGTCTCGTGGGGCACGACGATGTCGGCGTCCCCCTTCGGCCGGCACCGGTTGATGACGGTGTCGACCTGTCGGGTGTTCATCACCGTCATCACGCCCTTCGAGGGGCGCACCTCGACGTCGACGCCGGCCATCTCGCCGACGTTCCCGGCCCACGCGCCGGTCGCGTTGACGACGTGGCGCGCGCGGATCTCCTCGGTCGTCCCGGGCTCGCGGTGGACCCGCTTGCCGGGACCGGTCTCGTGTTCGACCTCGACGCCGACGACCTCGCCGTCCTCGACGAGCACGTCCGTCACCGGGGCGTGCGTCTCGATCCGGGCGCCGTGCTCGCGGGCGTCGGCCGCGTTGGAGACGCAGAGCCGGAAGGGGTCGACCGCGCCGTCGGGGAGCGCGATCGCCTTCTCGACGTCGCGCGCGAGGTAGGGCTCGCGGCGGCGGGCCTCTTCGCCGTCGAGCACCTCGACGGGGATGTCGCACGCCCGACACCCCTCCAGCTTCTCCTGGAAGTACTCCTCGGAGTCCTCCGGGCGCTTGACGAACATCCCGCCGGTCTCCTCGACGCAGTGCGACGCGATGTCGCGGAGCACCCGGTTCTCCTCGATACACTCCTTCGCGCTCTTCTGGTCGGAGACCGCGTACCGACCCCCGCTGTGGAGGAGCCCGTGCATCCGTCCCGTCGTGCCGTGCGTCAGGTTCCCCTTCTCGACGAGCACCGCGTCGAGCCCCCGTCGCGCCAGGTCCCTGACGACGCCGCAGCCGGTCGACCCGCCACCGACGACCACGACGTCCACCTGTTGGTCCATAGCCAACCGCTTGGACGCCGTCCACTTTACTTTACCTCCTCCTCACGGGTTCGCATAACTATCAGGGACGTTCAAGTGGTGCAAGCGTTGGCAGCAGCGATTTGTTTATATATTACCTTTTTGAATCGCGCTCAAAAGCGGATTTTAACAGTTAGATTATTATGGTAGTACATTATGTTCACGAACGGCGTGGTAGCTTCCGTGAAGATATACCGCGGCGACGACGGTGACGCCCCCCGAACCGGGACCGCGCGGCCGGCGCGCGGGCCGGACGCGGTCTCTCGGGTGGGGGCACCTCACGGCGTCGACTCCCGGCCCGGCCGGGACGCGTCCCCCTCGGGAACCGCCCGAGGCGGGATCGTCGACGTCGCCGCGGGCGGACCAGCGCCACAGGAGGGATCCAAAACATGACACAGTACGTCGGTGCGATTGACCAGGGGACGACCGGCACCCGCTTCATGGTGTTCGACCACGAGGGCCAGGTCGTCGCGAACGCTTACGAACAGCACGAACAGATCTACCCGAACCCGGGTTGGGTCGAGCACGACCCGATCGAGATCTGGGAGAACACCCAGCAGGTCGTCCTCGACGGCCTCGCGGACGCGGGGCTAGACGCGGACCAGCTCGAAGCGATCGGGATCACCAACCAGCGCGAGACGACGATCGTCTGGGACAAGGACTCCGGGAAGCCGGTCCACAACGCCCTCGTGTGGCAGGACCGGCGGACGACGGACCGCGTCGAGGAGATCCAAGAGGCGGGCAAGGTCGAGGAGATCCGCGAGAAGACCGGACTGGAGTGTGACGCCTACTTCTCCGCGACCAAGACCGAGTGGATCCTCGACAACGCGGAGCCGCTCAAGATGCAGAGCTCCCGCGGCGGCGACCTCCGCGACCGCGCCCGCGAGGGCGAGCTCGTCATGGGCACGATCGACTCGTGGCTCATCTACAACCTGACGGGCAACCACATCACGGACGTCACGAACGCCTCCCGGACGATGCTGTACAACATCCGGGAGATGGAGTGGGACGACGAGCTACTCGACGAGTTCGGCGTCCCGGAGGAGATGGTCCCCGAGGTACGCCCCTCCTCCGACGAGGAGTACTACGGCCACACGGACGCCGACGGCTTCCTCGGCGAGGAGATTCCGGTCGCCGGCGCGCTCGGTGACCAGCAGGCCGCGCTGTTCGGCCAGACCTGCTTCGACGAGGGCGACGCGAAGAACACCTACGGCACCGGGTCGTTCTACCTGATGAACACGGGCAACGAGGCCGTCGAGTCCGACCACGGGCTCTTAACGACCATCGGCTTCCAGATGTCCGGCGAACCCGTCCAGTACGCGCTGGAGGGCTCGATCTTCATCACGGGCGCCGCCATCGAGTGGCTCGAGGACGTCGACCTGATCAACAACGCGGCCCAGACCGCGGAGCTGGCCCGGTCGGTCGACTCGACCGACGGCGTCTACATGGTCCCGGCGTTCACGGGGCTCGGCGCCCCGCACTGGGACGGCCGCGCCCGCGGGACCATCGTCGGGATGACCCGCGGCACGAGCAAGGAGCACATCGTCCGGGCGACGCTCGAATCGATCGCCTACCAGACCCGCGACGTCGCCGAGGCCATGGAGGCCGACTCCGGCGTCGAGACGACCAGCCTCCGCGTCGACGGCGGGGCGGTCAAGAACAACTTCCTCTGTCAGCTCCAGTCCGACATCATCCAGACGGAGATCGCGCGACCGGAGGTCGACGAGACCACCGCGCTCGGCTCCGCGTACGCCGCGGGCCTCGCGGTCGGCTACTGGGACTCCGTCGACGAGCTCCGCGACAACTGGCAGGTGGACCGCGAGTTCACCCCCGAGAAGGACCAGGAGGAGGTCGACAAGCTGTACAGCCGGTGGGACGACGCGGTCGAGCGCTCCCGCAACTGGGCACAGGACGACGAGGAGGACGAGTAGATGAGCGCCGAGGCTTCGGCGCTGGTGGCGTCAGGCGACCTGCTCGCGCAGTCGGGCGGAGTGCTCGCGCAGTGGAACGCCGGTTCGATCGGCGCGGTGCTCGACATCCTGCTCGACCCGACCATCTGGCTCGGCGCGGCGGCCGGCGGGGCGTTCGGCGCGGCGCTCGGTGCGCTCCCGGCGTTCATTTTCACCGGCTTCCTCGTCATCGCCGGCGTGTGGGGCGGTGACGCTGCCATGGGGTCGGGCGTCGGCGTCGGGTTCGGTCCCGTCTTCGGGCCGCACATCTCCTTCGCCGGCGGTGCGGCGGCGGCGGCGTACGCGGC is drawn from Halorubrum sp. CBA1229 and contains these coding sequences:
- a CDS encoding anaerobic glycerol-3-phosphate dehydrogenase subunit C, translated to MTRDTDDDTDGAGGERDDGSEPGASPGVPAAGRDERPSVFVPHDGEPERAVATDGGAERDAATDGGRATNDAATDGGRATNDAATDGGVESATGGAESAELDPDAYDPVDVFPGGDLDLREGADSCYKCTSCDTSCPVAEVDEEFPGPKFQGPEQWRLKRKEDHDIDESITSCSNCMRCDDACPSSVPLSQMHNEARGQFVEEQMEKLSVEYVRNRILANYRTSARLASVFPRTSSFVMNFGPVRWAMEKTLGIPKERDFPEFATETFREWWKARGGAQVQNPDKRVAYFHGCYSNYNTPEVGKAMVRVYEHFGYEVMVPPQKCSGTPMFANGMLKDARRHAETNVESLIEAIGEGADVIASCTSCSMSLRQEYPELFDIHGIEDVSEHTYEALEYLRINEDLEGELAGTKLADEQSFAYHAPCHARNQGLSRQAVETFRDVDGVTMEDVGDSCSGISGTYGWKEEKYEKSMKIGEEMFEHMEDAEGDVGMTECPTCAMQMEHGTGYEIKHPLQLLEETVSA
- a CDS encoding YbaK/EbsC family protein, whose translation is MHERAAEFAARARDRYGVDLEVLEFDAGTETAAAAADAVGCDTAAIASTIVVSLSGNADADGDRLVAAITSGANRLDLDAVAAHFGAAEAAMADPTRIREAVGWSIGGVPPLCHDAALPTVFDPTLAGYDTVYGAAGTPSAVFAIEPERLAALADATTVDLTE
- the glpK gene encoding glycerol kinase GlpK; translation: MTQYVGAIDQGTTGTRFMVFDHEGQVVANAYEQHEQIYPNPGWVEHDPIEIWENTQQVVLDGLADAGLDADQLEAIGITNQRETTIVWDKDSGKPVHNALVWQDRRTTDRVEEIQEAGKVEEIREKTGLECDAYFSATKTEWILDNAEPLKMQSSRGGDLRDRAREGELVMGTIDSWLIYNLTGNHITDVTNASRTMLYNIREMEWDDELLDEFGVPEEMVPEVRPSSDEEYYGHTDADGFLGEEIPVAGALGDQQAALFGQTCFDEGDAKNTYGTGSFYLMNTGNEAVESDHGLLTTIGFQMSGEPVQYALEGSIFITGAAIEWLEDVDLINNAAQTAELARSVDSTDGVYMVPAFTGLGAPHWDGRARGTIVGMTRGTSKEHIVRATLESIAYQTRDVAEAMEADSGVETTSLRVDGGAVKNNFLCQLQSDIIQTEIARPEVDETTALGSAYAAGLAVGYWDSVDELRDNWQVDREFTPEKDQEEVDKLYSRWDDAVERSRNWAQDDEEDE
- the glpA gene encoding anaerobic glycerol-3-phosphate dehydrogenase subunit GlpA, which gives rise to MDQQVDVVVVGGGSTGCGVVRDLARRGLDAVLVEKGNLTHGTTGRMHGLLHSGGRYAVSDQKSAKECIEENRVLRDIASHCVEETGGMFVKRPEDSEEYFQEKLEGCRACDIPVEVLDGEEARRREPYLARDVEKAIALPDGAVDPFRLCVSNAADAREHGARIETHAPVTDVLVEDGEVVGVEVEHETGPGKRVHREPGTTEEIRARHVVNATGAWAGNVGEMAGVDVEVRPSKGVMTVMNTRQVDTVINRCRPKGDADIVVPHETACILGTTDEEVDDPEDYPEEDWEVDLMIETLSELVPALKDARTLRSFWGVRPLYEPPGTGTEDPTDITRDYFLLDHGERDDLPGMTTIVGGKLTTYRMMAESISDHVCDTLGHEATCDTADAPLPGSESDARMEELMDEFGLRSPVARRSGQRLGSRADDVLGEYDPNPIVCECEGVTRAEVQDAIGDAGSDLNAVRLRTRASMGNCQGGFCTHRIAAELAQEYPEPVVRDAEDELYQERWKGQRHALWGRQLSQAMLNLLLHATTMNRDGDPANLDSEVDFGAFDAGSPGGPAESDAGSGEAGTAATDGGR
- a CDS encoding zinc ABC transporter substrate-binding protein, giving the protein MSHSRRSVLKRGAGLLAAGTTASLAGCSGAADGGDAGFDGGYAAFFTLSDWANRVAGDRASFENPVEVGRLGHGWTPDGNLAADVASTDAFVYLDSPEFAWAQDLAETLEADYDSVAVIDALDGVEDDLLDWDHSHEGEAGDDGHEDDTHDEESNDGRRYDPHVWVDPVFAAAMVDTIATGLGEADPDNAEAYADNAAAYAEELDGVDAAFESIAERADRDVAVIAGHNSFQYLEARYGFRLHSPVGVSPQNEPSQSEIADTIELVNDEGIDTVLYDRFASTTLAETIVENSDATEMAAVSPAGGTTREWNDAGYGYLEQMTEVNVPAFERGFGVR
- the glpB gene encoding glycerol-3-phosphate dehydrogenase subunit GlpB yields the protein MAIDSDVLVVGGGLAAITAAISASREGADVRLVSHKASTLRQASGLIDALGYVPATEPAQPLREGPPTAGRELDRDDWPDPEGPLADPFEGIDRLPETHPYRIVGADALREGLDLFDELAGDAYRGGHTDRNALVPTFGGSVKPTARYPAAAEAGIASDDRPALIVGFRSLTEYDARAFAGRLEAAGVPFDVAGAEVEFAEAFRADTKVTRLAKALDHDEEIDGVPAREALAKAVAPHLHDVVDADGGVDRVERVGFPAFLGDDRGDEVRAELADRLGADAFEIPMGPPSLPGLRLEDRLYDALDAEGVRFETGNPVVGIETEADGRVETVAVDRKGRETPYGADAFVLATGGLVGKGLDSDREGVREPVFDLHVEQPDDRYEWFVDDAFGDQPYARFGVRPDERGRPLDGDGEAQYANVFAAGGVVGGADVAREKSASGVSLATGLVAGRQAATEATQ
- a CDS encoding CRTAC1 family protein translates to MFTERSDLVGDDDPIRGYGVAVTPGLDGPLVFVAGYGEPNRLYARDGDCFVDTACGIVADGTRHGMGVCAADLDADGCEEVYVHNCTKGVDGGGDPDLLLSRLESDAYRWTDVFALDVNADRLDVRAGRSVAALDRLGTGRYGVAVSGYAAPLAFYELGDDGEITDMADAVGLEVDGGCRSLLAVPHCSGEGDLFAGVERGPNRLFRNERGHYDPTGGGALADPAGDTRGAALVDEGGTFAFAVGNENGPNRLLRHDSAGGFEDVAPPALGEPDRVRTVVAADFDNDGREELFYNVSGEPNRLYKRTGGDGSDAGDDGSRWRPVDPGGAAEPDGFGTGAVAADIDEDGALELVVVHGEVAAQPIATYDVPGAADAGWLRVRPTTRHGAPARGAVVRLETETGIQRRTVDAGGGCLCQTEPVAHFGLGGATPRRVVVRWPDGRERILPDPTPDAEIAVEHPSQQRSAPTGGRRLRGDGSVGR
- a CDS encoding ribosome assembly factor SBDS — its product is MISLDEAVTARLESHGERFEVLIDPDAALAMKRGEFEGDLEDVIAAEDVFENASRGDRPAEEDLETVFGTTDALAIIPEVVERGEIQITAEQREEMLERKHNQLVTTITRNAVNPQMDDSPHPPERIERALEEAGFQVDPMEPVENQVDDALEALRPVIPIRFEEVTMAVQLPADYAGSGQAQIREFGDLEREEWQNDGSWVGVLTFPAGLQNDLYELVNEVTSGEGDARVIKDKDELRTR